In the genome of Longimicrobium sp., the window CACGTCGAACTCCACGATGCCCAGCGTGCCGACTCCCGCCGCCCCCAGGTACATGGCCGCGGGTGATCCCAAGCCGCCGGCGCCCACCAGCAGCACGCGCCCGGCCTTCAGCCGCCGCTGCCCCTGCGGGCCCACCTCGGGCAGGATCAGGTGGCGGCTGTATCGCTGGTGCTCGTCGGCCGACAGCGTGGGAAGTCCGTGCTCGCTCATAGCGACAGGTTAGGGGCCGCCGCGGGTCAGGGCAACGGGGCGACAGGGTCGTCGACGCGCTTCGACCGGACCTGGCGCATGCCGCGGCCGTCCCCCTCTCCCGGCCTCTCCCCCGTAAACTGCACGGGGGAGAGGAGAAGTCGAGTTCACGCTCGTGGTCGGGCGCAGGGACACCTGAGTTGAAGCTGAATCAAGCACGATCCTTGAATCCCCTCCCCGCCTCCGATACCATTCGGCGTCGCGGCGGGTATACCGTTGCGGCACTCACCTGAACGGCGGCTGGGAATGGAGTTCCTTCAACAGGCGTTCGACTACTTTCGTCACCTCGACGTGCACCTGGCGGACATGCTTCGCCAGTACGGCGCGTGGACGTACGCGATCCTCTTTCTGATCATCTTCTGCGAAACCGGGCTGGTGGTGACGCCGTTCCTGCCCGGCGACTCGCTGCTGTTCGCGGCGGGCGCCATCACCGCGGCGGCCAACAACCAGCCCGGCGAGCAGGCGCTCAGTATCATCATCCTGTGGCTGGTGCTGATGGTGGCGGCCGTGCTGGGCGACACCGTCAACTACCAGATCGGCAGGGCGGTGGGGCTACGAGTGTTCAAGGAAGACGCACGGGTGATGAAGCTGGAATATCTACGCCGGACGGAGAAGTTCTACGCCAAGTACGGCGGAAAGACCATCATCCTGGCGCGCTTCATTCCCATCGTGCGGACGTACGCGCCGTTCGTGGCGGGTGCTTCGCGGATGGATTACCCGCGCTTCCTGTCGTTCAACATCATCGGCGGCGTGATCTGGATCACCTCGTTCCTGTTCGCGGGGTACTTCTTCGGGAACATCCCCGCCGTGAAGCACAACTTCGAGTACGTGGTGATCGGCATCATCCTCGTCTCGCTCGTTCCGCCGATTCTCGAATGGATCAAGCACCGCCGCGAGCAGGCGGCGGCGGAGCCCACCCAGGCCTGACCCCATGCGCCGCATCGCCCTGCTCGTCCTGGCCCTTGCGTTCGCCGCCCCCGAGGCGGCGGCGCAGGGCACGCCCAACCGCCGCCCCCCGCGCGACACCATCCGCTTTGCCGAGCCCGCCCCGCCCGACTCCACCGACGCGGACGCGGCGGATGGAGACGAGGCGGCGGCGGACAGCGTGCCGCGTCCCGGGCCGTTCTCTCGCGACGGCGGGCGCGGTCCGTTCTCCGTAGAGGCGAGCGGCCAGGTAGCGCCCCGGCCACCCCGGGGCGAGATCGTGTGGCTGGAAACGGCTCCCGCGCCGCGCGTGGCATCCAGCGACACGGCGGCGTCTCGGCGCGCGTCAACTCGCGACACCGCGCGCACGGGCTCGGGCCGCACCGCGTCGCGTGACACCGCAGCCACCCGGCGCACGGGCACGGGACAGAGCGGGACAACGCGGACCAGCACCGGCCAGACCGCTCGGCGTGACACAGCTTCGACTGGAAGCCGCACTGCATCGCGCGACACCACTTCTACGCGGCGCACAGGCACGGCGCAGACTGGGA includes:
- a CDS encoding DedA family protein — encoded protein: MEFLQQAFDYFRHLDVHLADMLRQYGAWTYAILFLIIFCETGLVVTPFLPGDSLLFAAGAITAAANNQPGEQALSIIILWLVLMVAAVLGDTVNYQIGRAVGLRVFKEDARVMKLEYLRRTEKFYAKYGGKTIILARFIPIVRTYAPFVAGASRMDYPRFLSFNIIGGVIWITSFLFAGYFFGNIPAVKHNFEYVVIGIILVSLVPPILEWIKHRREQAAAEPTQA